The DNA window AGTAAGATTTAGTTAATATGATATAATAAATCTACTATCATTTTTAGGAAAGGGATAGGTATGAAGATTAACTTTAATTATCAAAAGAAGCAAATCAATTATGTATCTGGATATATATTTAAGGGAAAAAACTACAGATGTAGTTATATTAGATATAAAACTTTATATGAGAACTATGCATCTGGTACGGAAAATGTTGAGCTATATTTTTTCCAACCAAAAAAAGAGGCTATAGCTTCTACTTTAGTCCTTCATGGACTGGGTAGTAGAAATATTAAATTCTTGTTGTGGCTTGGTCCCCACTTGGCCAATGCAGGAGTCAATACCTCCATATTGATACTTCCTGGTAATTATACTAGAGTAGAAAATAATTCTGTTAGCGGGAAAAGCTATTTATATCCCGACATGGATAAAATGTATCAGTTTTGGGAACATGGAGTTGTTGACACATTGACTACTATCGATTTACTAGAACAGTCTAATGTCTGGAAGGCCAATAATATACTCCTTGGATACTGTTTAGGTGGGATGCTTTCCACAATTGTAGGTACTATAGATTCTAGAATAAATCACCTATTGTTTATGACCACTGGCGGCCATTTAC is part of the Tepidimicrobium xylanilyticum genome and encodes:
- a CDS encoding alpha/beta hydrolase, producing MKINFNYQKKQINYVSGYIFKGKNYRCSYIRYKTLYENYASGTENVELYFFQPKKEAIASTLVLHGLGSRNIKFLLWLGPHLANAGVNTSILILPGNYTRVENNSVSGKSYLYPDMDKMYQFWEHGVVDTLTTIDLLEQSNVWKANNILLGYCLGGMLSTIVGTIDSRINHLLFMTTGGHLPRILHESPATNFVRKMFQKGFKADYYLDNREKLYDIYDKEFSLVKNMSFEEIITNKQIHPLFKIDPISYAHLLDMKKVTFIDAYFDHTLPIPSRKILYNEMYGSNRKVLPISHVNWLPFAYFLAKYMLHKLNVNDKEIKRALLTREVIENPLEK